In Chthonomonadales bacterium, a single genomic region encodes these proteins:
- a CDS encoding DUF3427 domain-containing protein, which yields MSYEEMAPGLYDILVTQALHERLERLPAAMEARTAAPEPAEAHEYLARQAAGTLREVLRLAEEEGSERLRAQARACNAALIATGYDVGPALFSDPPRLLTEVRLRHGGDMPRPVIPLSTSALLVNDDERLSAAGVLKREVASSDSVDLICAFVNHTGVRILEDEVRALCERGRMRLITTTYLGATQRRALDALAHWGVEIRVTYERPPANTRLHAKAWLFRRRTGYDTAMIGSSNLSHTALMDGLEWNVRLSRVETPQVLSRFRSTFDRYWDDPAFEAYDPAADGERLEEALRRCGGREEGVAARFHLDVRPLPHQVDILEALAADRARGHSRNLIVCATGTGKTIAAALDYRRQCADGRQPSLLFVAHRREILAQSLDAFRAVMRDGSFGELWTGGRRPAEGRHVFASIQALHSTALGTIGPEQFEMAIVDEFHHAEATTYRRLLEHIRPSVLVGLTATPERTDGTNVMRFFGNRATYEMRLWDALEDQLLCPFQYFGIADNLDLSAVAWSRGRYEGAALEEAYLRRGKEGAALVLEWIGRIVTDWRAMRALGFCVSVRHAEMMAEQFRSHGVPSVALTSAAPEDTRGAAIRRLTNREVNVIFTVDLFNEGIDIPEADTLLFLRPTESATVFLQQLGRGLRLCQNKPCATVLDFVGQQNRGFRFDQRFRALTGLSRTALEQQLQHGFTSLPSGCHIQLDRLTRERVLVNVRAALPTRTPQLEAEYRALSGGRRDYPLAEFVRETGIGLDDLYRADRTLTAIKRRCGVLPTQRPTDEGPFSRALGRLLHAVDAERLVMVAGVLEQSAPPRTATLGTRRMRELYMLAHALAPDLTLDNLQEALARLWNLDDLRGEVAELLRLLADRCPPGARTLSAPGAEEVPLCTHGVYSQDEVMCAFGLRDPSSMRQGVRHFPEARCDVLLVTLRKTETDYSPTTRYDDYPISPALFHWESQNAAGPETAVGRRYIEHAARGSTVLLFVRESRTAEGRTSPYLCCGPVEYVSHESARPMRITWRLLTPMPHRRFQEFRAVAG from the coding sequence TTGTCCTACGAAGAGATGGCGCCCGGCCTGTACGACATTCTGGTGACGCAGGCCCTGCATGAGCGCCTGGAGAGGCTTCCGGCCGCGATGGAGGCCCGCACGGCCGCGCCCGAGCCCGCCGAGGCACACGAGTACCTCGCCCGGCAGGCGGCCGGGACGCTCCGGGAGGTGCTGCGCCTGGCCGAGGAGGAGGGCTCCGAACGGCTGCGCGCCCAGGCGCGGGCCTGCAATGCCGCGCTGATCGCCACCGGCTACGACGTCGGGCCCGCGCTGTTCTCAGACCCACCGCGGCTGCTCACGGAGGTGCGGTTGCGGCACGGCGGCGACATGCCGCGACCCGTGATCCCGCTGAGCACGAGCGCCCTCCTCGTCAATGATGACGAGAGGCTGAGCGCCGCGGGCGTCCTCAAGCGCGAGGTCGCCTCCTCCGACTCCGTCGACCTGATCTGCGCCTTCGTGAACCACACGGGCGTGCGGATCCTGGAGGATGAGGTACGCGCGCTCTGCGAGCGGGGCCGGATGCGACTGATCACGACGACCTACCTGGGCGCCACGCAGCGCCGCGCCCTGGATGCCCTGGCGCACTGGGGCGTCGAGATCCGGGTGACCTACGAGCGGCCGCCCGCGAACACCAGGCTCCATGCCAAGGCATGGCTCTTCCGGCGCCGAACCGGCTACGACACGGCGATGATCGGCTCCTCGAACCTCTCGCATACGGCGCTCATGGACGGTCTCGAATGGAACGTGCGCCTCTCGCGCGTCGAGACTCCCCAGGTCCTCAGTCGATTCCGCAGCACGTTCGATCGCTACTGGGACGATCCGGCGTTCGAGGCCTACGACCCGGCGGCCGACGGAGAGCGCCTGGAGGAGGCTCTCCGACGGTGCGGCGGCAGGGAGGAGGGCGTGGCCGCGAGGTTCCACCTGGACGTCCGGCCACTTCCGCACCAGGTCGACATCCTGGAGGCGCTCGCCGCGGACCGCGCGCGCGGCCACAGCCGCAACCTGATCGTTTGCGCGACCGGCACCGGCAAAACGATCGCCGCGGCCCTAGACTACCGACGCCAGTGCGCCGATGGCAGACAGCCCAGCCTCCTGTTCGTCGCGCATCGCAGGGAGATCCTCGCGCAGTCGCTCGACGCGTTTCGCGCCGTGATGCGCGATGGATCGTTCGGCGAACTCTGGACGGGCGGCCGCCGCCCGGCGGAAGGCCGCCACGTGTTCGCTTCGATCCAGGCGCTCCACAGCACCGCGCTCGGAACGATCGGCCCCGAGCAGTTCGAGATGGCGATCGTCGACGAGTTCCACCACGCCGAGGCGACGACATACCGGCGATTGCTTGAGCACATCCGCCCCTCGGTGCTGGTCGGTCTGACGGCCACGCCCGAGCGCACCGACGGCACCAACGTGATGCGCTTCTTCGGCAACAGAGCGACCTATGAGATGCGGCTCTGGGACGCCCTCGAAGACCAGCTCCTCTGTCCGTTCCAGTACTTCGGGATCGCCGACAACCTCGACCTGTCCGCCGTCGCCTGGAGCCGTGGGCGGTACGAAGGCGCGGCGCTTGAGGAAGCGTACTTGCGCCGCGGCAAGGAGGGCGCGGCGCTCGTGCTGGAATGGATCGGCCGAATCGTGACGGACTGGCGCGCGATGCGGGCCCTCGGCTTCTGCGTGAGCGTGCGCCACGCGGAGATGATGGCCGAGCAGTTCCGCAGCCACGGCGTCCCGAGCGTCGCGCTGACGAGCGCGGCGCCGGAAGACACCCGGGGCGCGGCCATCCGGCGTCTCACGAATCGGGAGGTCAACGTCATCTTCACGGTCGACCTGTTCAACGAGGGGATCGACATCCCCGAGGCCGACACGCTGCTCTTCCTGCGCCCCACCGAGAGCGCGACCGTGTTCCTCCAGCAACTCGGCCGCGGCCTCCGGCTGTGCCAGAACAAGCCCTGCGCGACCGTCCTGGACTTCGTCGGCCAGCAGAATCGCGGCTTCCGGTTTGACCAGCGGTTCCGCGCGCTGACCGGCCTCTCACGTACGGCGCTCGAGCAGCAACTTCAGCACGGGTTCACCTCGCTCCCTTCCGGGTGCCATATCCAACTCGACCGCCTAACGCGCGAGCGCGTGCTCGTGAACGTGCGGGCCGCCCTACCGACGAGGACGCCGCAGCTCGAGGCCGAGTACCGCGCCCTGTCCGGCGGAAGGCGCGACTACCCGCTGGCGGAGTTCGTCCGTGAGACGGGCATCGGGCTCGACGACCTCTACCGGGCGGACCGGACGCTGACCGCCATCAAGCGCCGGTGTGGCGTCCTCCCGACCCAGCGCCCCACGGACGAGGGGCCCTTCTCGCGCGCGCTGGGGCGCTTGCTGCACGCCGTCGACGCCGAGCGCCTCGTGATGGTCGCGGGCGTGCTCGAGCAATCCGCGCCGCCGCGCACGGCCACGCTCGGCACGCGCCGGATGCGCGAGCTGTACATGCTCGCCCATGCGCTCGCGCCGGACCTCACGCTGGACAACCTCCAGGAGGCCCTCGCGCGCCTCTGGAATCTCGACGATCTGAGAGGCGAGGTCGCCGAGCTCCTTCGCTTGCTGGCCGACCGCTGCCCGCCTGGCGCCCGGACCTTGTCGGCGCCCGGCGCCGAGGAGGTACCGCTCTGCACCCACGGCGTCTACAGCCAGGACGAGGTGATGTGCGCGTTTGGCCTGCGCGACCCCTCGTCGATGCGCCAGGGCGTTCGCCACTTCCCGGAGGCCCGGTGCGACGTGCTCTTGGTGACGCTGCGCAAGACGGAGACCGACTACTCGCCGACCACTCGCTACGACGACTATCCGATCAGTCCGGCGCTCTTCCACTGGGAGTCGCAGAATGCGGCGGGCCCCGAGACGGCGGTCGGCCGCCGCTACATCGAGCACGCCGCGCGCGGCTCGACGGTGCTGCTGTTCGTGCGCGAGTCGCGAACCGCCGAGGGCAGAACAAGCCCGTACCTCTGCTGCGGTCCGGTGGAGTACGTCAGCCACGAGAGCGCCCGCCCGATGCGGATCACCTGGCGGTTGCTCACTCCGATGCCCCACCGGCGCTTCCAGGAGTTCCGTGCCGTCGCCGGTTGA
- a CDS encoding Lrp/AsnC family transcriptional regulator yields the protein MPEILTILEQDARIDASRVAAMVGVDEGSVRERIADLEASGVIRCYKTVIDWERAGHERVEAFIDVSVTPERGAGFDEVAARIFRYPEVRSVFLVSGGHDLRVIVVGSSMKEVANFVAEKLATLDRVTATNTHFLLKRYKEDGVVFAEADEDHRLLIAP from the coding sequence ATGCCGGAAATCCTTACCATCCTTGAGCAAGACGCGCGCATCGACGCTTCGCGGGTCGCCGCCATGGTCGGCGTCGACGAGGGGTCGGTGCGCGAGCGCATCGCGGACTTGGAGGCGTCCGGCGTCATCCGCTGCTACAAGACGGTGATCGACTGGGAGCGCGCGGGTCACGAGCGCGTCGAGGCGTTCATCGACGTTTCGGTGACGCCGGAGCGCGGCGCGGGCTTCGACGAGGTCGCTGCGCGCATTTTCCGTTACCCCGAGGTGCGCTCCGTGTTCCTGGTCTCCGGCGGGCACGACCTGCGGGTCATCGTGGTGGGCTCGAGCATGAAGGAGGTGGCCAACTTCGTCGCGGAGAAGCTGGCCACGCTTGACCGCGTGACCGCCACCAATACCCACTTCCTGCTCAAACGCTACAAGGAGGACGGCGTGGTGTTCGCCGAGGCGGACGAGGACCACCGCCTCTTGATCGCTCCGTGA
- a CDS encoding aminotransferase class I/II-fold pyridoxal phosphate-dependent enzyme codes for MRDVISLGVGEPDFVTPWRIREAAIYALERGYTTYTSNAGLPELRARIVDHLEGLYGVHYEPDAEVLITVGVSEALDLALRSLLNPGDEVVFTEPCYVSYLPGIRFAGGVPVPVPTRGEDGFRVSAGDIERTITPRTKAILLCYPSNPTGATQERANLQAVVDLAVRHDLYIISDEIYDRLTYAGEHVCVPTLRGARERTILLNGFSKAYAMTGWRIAYACAPRAVTEGMHKVHQYTMLCAPHVAQRAALEALSGAEGDVRSMVAAYDRRRRLFVGGLNAMGLECAEPAGAFYAFPCVRSTGLSSEGFAERLLMQERVAVVPGNAFGDCGEGYVRCSYATSLAQLEEALVRLRRFVASRALAGTGAREGVTGNTGA; via the coding sequence ATGCGCGACGTCATCTCGCTCGGCGTGGGTGAGCCCGACTTCGTTACCCCCTGGCGCATTCGCGAGGCGGCCATATACGCCCTCGAGCGCGGCTACACCACCTACACCTCGAACGCCGGCCTGCCGGAGTTGCGCGCGCGCATCGTAGACCATCTGGAAGGGCTCTATGGCGTCCACTACGAACCCGACGCCGAGGTCCTGATCACCGTCGGCGTGTCGGAGGCGCTCGACCTCGCGCTGCGCAGTCTCCTGAACCCCGGCGACGAGGTCGTCTTTACCGAGCCCTGCTACGTCTCCTATCTGCCGGGCATCCGTTTCGCTGGCGGCGTGCCGGTCCCCGTCCCCACGCGGGGCGAGGACGGCTTCCGGGTGAGCGCGGGGGACATCGAGCGGACGATTACGCCGCGCACGAAGGCGATCCTGCTCTGCTATCCGAGCAACCCCACCGGGGCCACGCAGGAACGCGCCAACCTTCAGGCCGTCGTCGACCTTGCCGTGCGCCACGACCTCTACATCATCTCGGACGAGATATACGACCGACTGACCTACGCCGGCGAGCACGTTTGCGTGCCGACGCTGCGCGGCGCGCGAGAGCGCACCATCCTGCTGAACGGCTTCTCCAAAGCCTACGCGATGACCGGCTGGCGGATCGCCTACGCCTGCGCCCCGCGCGCGGTGACCGAGGGCATGCACAAGGTGCACCAGTACACCATGCTGTGCGCGCCCCACGTGGCGCAGCGCGCCGCGCTCGAGGCGCTGAGCGGCGCCGAGGGCGACGTGCGCTCCATGGTGGCCGCCTACGATCGGCGCCGGCGCCTGTTCGTCGGTGGCCTCAACGCGATGGGGCTCGAGTGCGCGGAGCCCGCCGGCGCGTTCTACGCGTTCCCCTGCGTGCGCTCCACCGGGCTTTCGTCGGAGGGGTTCGCCGAGCGGTTGCTGATGCAGGAGCGCGTGGCGGTTGTGCCAGGGAACGCTTTCGGGGACTGCGGCGAGGGCTACGTTCGCTGCTCATACGCCACGTCGCTGGCTCAGCTCGAGGAGGCGTTGGTGCGCCTGCGGCGCTTCGTCGCGTCAAGGGCCCTCGCCGGCACGGGCGCCCGCGAGGGCGTCACGGGGAACACCGGCGCATGA
- the shc gene encoding squalene--hopene cyclase, with protein MKSRTRQKPSLSVTHAVAEAAERFEQSELSGVQEAIRSAQRWLLDAQKDDGHWVGELEGDTILETEYVLLLQFLGNPDREKLRKLCRYVVERWQNEDGGVPIFAGGPSQVSASVKAYFACKLAGHAADEPFMVRMRECILRLGGVTRCNTFTRLYLAIFGQYDWDGVPTIPPELSLLPRWFYLNLYEMSSWSRAILVPLAIINACRPNRPIPADASIDELYVSGRRGPGRGLPWDRRPITMRNAFLVADRALKLYDRSPVKPLRRRAIRVSEAWMRHRQRGSGGLGAIFPAMTHAVMAYKCLGYPDDHPALAHEVNELARFEVEEGDTIRLQPCLSPVWDTAIALNALLDSGLSRAHPAIARGVEWLLAKQTTTRGDWAAKASHAAPGGWFFEYENHHYPDVDDSVMVLMALYKAHCADGEHWTTAPPRVREAMRRGLDWVFAMQNRNGGWASFDKDNEKMVFQHVPYADHNAMLDPATADITARTLEMASYYSILATDRRVARALRFIYRDQEADGSWFGRWGVNYLYGTWQVLRGLARIGEDVRSSAVRRAVRWLESVQNEDGGWGETCRSYENPALFKARGPSTASQTAWALMGLVNTGDHETAAARLGVQYLLRTQLPNGSWDEPWFTGTGFPQVFYLRYHLYSHYFPLWALGQYAAAISGAPTPYGVPEHLID; from the coding sequence GTGAAATCTCGAACGCGGCAAAAGCCATCGCTGTCCGTCACGCATGCCGTCGCCGAGGCCGCCGAGCGTTTCGAGCAGTCCGAGCTCAGCGGCGTGCAGGAGGCGATCCGGAGCGCGCAGCGCTGGCTGCTGGATGCCCAGAAGGACGACGGCCACTGGGTCGGCGAGCTCGAAGGCGACACCATCCTGGAGACGGAGTACGTCCTGCTCCTGCAGTTCCTGGGCAACCCCGACCGCGAGAAGCTGCGGAAGCTGTGCCGCTACGTGGTGGAGCGATGGCAGAACGAGGACGGCGGAGTCCCGATCTTCGCGGGTGGTCCGTCGCAGGTCAGCGCCTCCGTGAAGGCATACTTCGCGTGCAAGCTCGCCGGCCACGCCGCCGACGAGCCGTTCATGGTTCGGATGCGCGAGTGCATCCTGCGCCTGGGCGGAGTGACGCGCTGCAACACGTTCACACGGCTGTACCTGGCCATCTTCGGCCAGTACGACTGGGACGGCGTTCCCACGATCCCCCCGGAGCTCTCTCTTCTGCCACGCTGGTTCTACCTCAACCTCTACGAGATGTCCTCGTGGTCGCGCGCGATCCTGGTTCCCCTTGCCATCATCAACGCCTGTCGGCCAAACCGCCCCATTCCGGCGGACGCGTCCATCGACGAGCTCTATGTTAGCGGACGGCGCGGGCCGGGCCGCGGCCTCCCGTGGGACCGGCGCCCGATCACGATGCGCAATGCGTTCCTGGTGGCCGACCGCGCGCTCAAGCTCTACGACCGCAGTCCGGTGAAGCCGCTTCGCCGCCGCGCCATCCGCGTGTCCGAAGCCTGGATGCGCCACCGGCAGCGCGGCAGCGGAGGCCTGGGGGCCATCTTCCCGGCGATGACCCACGCGGTGATGGCCTACAAGTGCCTGGGCTATCCGGACGACCATCCGGCCCTGGCACACGAGGTGAACGAGTTGGCCAGGTTCGAGGTGGAGGAGGGCGACACCATTCGCCTTCAGCCCTGCCTCTCGCCCGTGTGGGACACGGCCATCGCGCTCAACGCGCTGCTGGACAGCGGCCTCTCTCGCGCGCACCCCGCGATCGCGCGCGGCGTCGAGTGGCTCCTGGCCAAGCAGACCACGACGCGCGGCGACTGGGCCGCCAAGGCCAGCCACGCCGCGCCAGGCGGCTGGTTCTTCGAGTACGAGAACCACCACTACCCCGACGTCGACGACAGCGTGATGGTCCTGATGGCGCTCTACAAGGCGCATTGCGCCGATGGCGAGCACTGGACGACGGCGCCGCCGCGCGTGCGCGAGGCGATGCGCCGCGGCCTCGACTGGGTGTTCGCCATGCAGAACCGCAACGGCGGCTGGGCCTCGTTCGACAAAGACAACGAGAAGATGGTGTTCCAGCACGTGCCCTATGCCGACCACAACGCCATGCTGGACCCCGCCACCGCCGACATCACCGCGCGGACCCTCGAGATGGCGAGCTACTACTCCATCCTCGCCACCGACCGCCGCGTGGCGCGCGCTCTGCGGTTCATCTACCGCGACCAGGAGGCCGATGGATCGTGGTTCGGCCGCTGGGGCGTGAACTACCTGTACGGCACCTGGCAGGTGCTGCGCGGCCTGGCGCGCATCGGCGAGGACGTGCGCTCCTCAGCCGTCCGGCGGGCCGTGCGCTGGCTTGAGAGCGTGCAGAACGAGGATGGCGGATGGGGCGAGACCTGCCGCTCGTACGAGAACCCCGCGCTGTTCAAGGCCAGGGGACCGAGCACGGCTTCGCAGACGGCCTGGGCGCTCATGGGCCTGGTGAACACGGGCGACCATGAGACGGCGGCCGCGCGCCTCGGGGTCCAGTACCTCCTGCGTACGCAGCTCCCCAATGGCTCGTGGGACGAGCCCTGGTTCACGGGCACGGGCTTCCCACAAGTCTTCTACCTGCGGTATCATCTTTACAGCCACTATTTCCCGCTCTGGGCGCTCGGGCAGTATGCGGCCGCCATCTCCGGCGCGCCGACACCCTATGGCGTGCCGGAGCATCTCATCGACTGA
- the hpnH gene encoding adenosyl-hopene transferase HpnH gives MRFPIGFTMAQMRHRNRMARQGIRRYPTVLMLEPLYTCNLACIGCAVERHTGKLSDRISVERCLQAVDQCGAPIVNLCGGEPTLYPELPQLVQALIDRDKHIICCTNALKVDTKVFGVIPPHPQFFLMVHLDGMRETHDYVCNRKGVFDTAVAAATEAVRRGYVTMLNTTVFKETPVEEVEELCQLGERIGAHGILVSPGYEYESVEKDIFLTLDQIHDKFRAIRGFAGRYKINATPTFLEFAAGIRDLPCAPWSTVNYTPLGWKAPCYLIGETHFESWDEFWNDTNWEYWESRIDRKCQNCKMHSGFEHSAVEEAMRSWKGKLQLAAWSMSK, from the coding sequence ATGCGGTTCCCGATCGGCTTCACGATGGCCCAGATGCGCCACCGGAACCGAATGGCGCGCCAGGGCATCCGGCGCTATCCGACCGTGCTGATGCTGGAGCCACTCTACACCTGCAATCTGGCTTGCATCGGCTGCGCGGTCGAGCGCCACACCGGCAAGCTCTCGGACCGCATCAGCGTGGAGCGGTGCCTGCAGGCCGTCGATCAATGCGGCGCCCCGATCGTGAACCTCTGCGGCGGCGAGCCCACGCTCTACCCCGAGCTTCCGCAACTCGTGCAGGCGCTCATCGACCGAGACAAGCACATCATCTGCTGCACCAACGCCCTCAAGGTCGATACGAAGGTGTTCGGCGTGATCCCGCCGCACCCGCAGTTCTTCCTGATGGTGCACCTGGACGGCATGCGGGAGACGCATGACTACGTCTGCAACCGCAAGGGGGTGTTCGACACGGCGGTGGCGGCTGCCACGGAGGCAGTGCGGCGTGGGTACGTGACGATGCTGAACACCACCGTGTTCAAGGAGACGCCGGTCGAAGAGGTCGAGGAGCTCTGCCAACTCGGAGAGCGCATCGGCGCGCATGGCATCCTGGTGTCCCCCGGCTATGAGTATGAAAGCGTTGAGAAGGACATCTTCCTGACGCTCGACCAGATCCACGACAAGTTTCGGGCCATCCGGGGTTTTGCCGGACGCTACAAGATCAACGCGACACCGACGTTTCTTGAGTTCGCCGCCGGCATACGTGACCTCCCCTGCGCGCCCTGGTCAACGGTCAACTACACCCCGCTTGGATGGAAGGCTCCGTGCTACCTGATTGGCGAGACTCACTTCGAGTCCTGGGACGAGTTCTGGAACGACACCAACTGGGAGTACTGGGAGAGTCGCATCGACCGCAAGTGCCAGAACTGCAAGATGCACAGCGGCTTCGAGCACAGCGCGGTCGAGGAAGCGATGAGGTCGTGGAAGGGCAAGCTGCAGCTAGCGGCCTGGTCGATGTCGAAGTAG
- a CDS encoding NAD-dependent epimerase/dehydratase family protein yields the protein MRTVLVTGATGFVGSHVARALAARGATVRALVRPTSPRENLRDVRHVAVCGDLLDPDSLREAVSGCDCVYHVAADYRLWCRDPAAMYRANVDGTRAILLAAHQAGVPRVVYTSTVGALGIPRGGGPGTEATPVALSDMVGHYKRSKFLAEREAERLARDERVPVVIVNPSTPVGEADIKPTPTGRIIVDFLNGRMPAFVDTGLNLVDVRDVALGHLLAAERGQPGERYILAGVDATLQEILGWLGEIAGRPAPRRRIPFTLAYAAGVVDTFVEGTLLRREPRVPLEGVRMAAKRMFFDGSRARRELGFAPRPVRGALERAVAWFGANGYVPAGLGAPLDPERAERKVK from the coding sequence GTGAGGACCGTTCTCGTCACCGGCGCGACGGGCTTCGTCGGCTCGCACGTGGCGCGGGCGCTTGCGGCCCGGGGAGCCACGGTCCGCGCGCTGGTCCGACCAACGAGCCCGCGCGAGAACCTCCGCGATGTCCGCCACGTCGCGGTCTGCGGGGACCTGCTCGACCCCGACTCGCTGCGGGAGGCCGTCTCGGGGTGCGACTGCGTCTACCACGTGGCGGCGGACTACCGCCTCTGGTGCCGGGATCCCGCCGCTATGTACCGCGCCAACGTGGATGGCACCCGCGCCATCCTGCTCGCGGCGCACCAGGCCGGGGTGCCCCGGGTCGTGTACACGAGCACGGTCGGCGCGCTGGGCATCCCGCGCGGCGGCGGGCCCGGCACCGAAGCGACGCCGGTTGCGCTCTCCGACATGGTGGGCCACTACAAGCGCAGCAAGTTCCTGGCCGAGCGGGAGGCGGAACGACTGGCTCGCGACGAGCGCGTTCCGGTGGTCATCGTGAATCCGAGCACGCCGGTCGGCGAGGCCGACATCAAGCCGACCCCCACGGGCAGGATCATCGTTGACTTCCTGAACGGCCGCATGCCCGCCTTCGTCGACACCGGCCTGAACCTGGTGGATGTGCGCGACGTGGCGCTCGGGCACCTCCTGGCCGCGGAACGGGGCCAGCCCGGCGAGAGGTACATCCTGGCGGGCGTCGACGCAACGCTCCAGGAGATCCTTGGCTGGCTCGGCGAGATCGCCGGCCGGCCGGCGCCGCGCCGGCGCATCCCATTCACCCTGGCGTACGCGGCGGGCGTGGTCGACACGTTCGTTGAGGGAACGCTGCTTCGTCGCGAGCCGCGCGTGCCGCTGGAGGGCGTGCGGATGGCTGCGAAGCGCATGTTCTTCGACGGCTCACGCGCCCGGCGGGAGCTCGGCTTCGCGCCGAGGCCGGTGCGCGGAGCGCTTGAACGCGCCGTGGCATGGTTTGGCGCGAACGGCTACGTCCCGGCCGGGTTGGGGGCGCCGCTGGACCCTGAGCGGGCTGAGAGGAAAGTGAAGTGA
- the ispH gene encoding 4-hydroxy-3-methylbut-2-enyl diphosphate reductase, with protein MTTPSPRIVTLAREVGFCFGVKRAIHLTRQALAERADGVFIMGDLVHNRRVTDELEAKGLRKVRSVEEGESGTMVVRAHGLPKAALAGVRGRGIDIVDATCPIVLRAQEAGATLQARGCQLVIIGDRDHAEIKGILGALEQPALVVDSVEEVRQARAERRLLRKVGVIFQTTHSLELCGRIITELLFLCKEVQIINTICRPVQNRQDDALELAERVDLMLVVGSRTSANTMELAALCRHHNPYTMQIGSATDLNVDDFVWAARIGIASGLSTPEDLVDDVRARVEALTDPVRPELRPADPSVYASDHQVQH; from the coding sequence GTGACAACGCCTTCTCCAAGGATCGTGACGCTGGCCCGGGAGGTCGGCTTCTGCTTCGGCGTCAAGCGCGCCATTCACCTGACCCGCCAGGCCCTCGCCGAGCGCGCCGACGGCGTCTTCATCATGGGCGACCTGGTCCATAACCGCCGTGTGACGGATGAGCTCGAGGCGAAGGGTCTCCGCAAGGTGCGCTCCGTGGAGGAGGGCGAGAGCGGAACGATGGTCGTGCGGGCGCACGGCCTGCCGAAGGCCGCGCTCGCGGGCGTGCGCGGCCGGGGCATCGACATCGTCGACGCGACCTGCCCCATCGTGCTGCGCGCGCAGGAGGCCGGCGCCACGCTGCAGGCGCGGGGCTGCCAGCTCGTCATCATCGGCGACCGCGATCACGCAGAGATCAAGGGGATCCTGGGAGCGCTCGAGCAGCCGGCGCTCGTCGTGGACAGCGTCGAAGAGGTGCGGCAGGCGCGCGCCGAGCGCCGCCTCCTGCGCAAGGTGGGCGTCATCTTCCAGACGACCCACTCGCTTGAGCTCTGCGGCCGAATCATCACCGAGTTGCTGTTCCTCTGCAAGGAGGTGCAGATCATCAACACGATCTGCCGTCCCGTTCAGAACCGCCAGGACGACGCCCTGGAACTCGCCGAGCGCGTCGACCTCATGCTCGTGGTGGGCAGCCGGACCAGCGCCAACACGATGGAGTTGGCGGCTCTTTGCCGTCACCACAACCCCTACACCATGCAGATCGGGTCGGCAACGGACCTGAACGTCGACGACTTCGTCTGGGCCGCGCGCATTGGCATCGCGTCCGGGCTCTCGACGCCCGAAGACCTGGTCGACGACGTCCGAGCCAGGGTGGAGGCCCTCACCGACCCGGTCCGTCCGGAACTGCGTCCCGCCGACCCCTCCGTCTACGCGAGTGACCACCAGGTTCAGCACTGA
- a CDS encoding P-II family nitrogen regulator, which yields MVKVEALIRPQKLDEVKAALGEIGIRGLTVTEVRGAGKQKGFTQHYRGAEYTVNLIQKMKIEVVVPDEDGHTVAETIARAARTGEIGDGKIFLVPVAEAIRIRTGEEGDIAIT from the coding sequence ATGGTGAAGGTGGAGGCTCTGATCCGGCCGCAGAAGCTCGACGAGGTCAAAGCCGCGCTCGGCGAGATCGGCATCCGCGGCTTGACCGTGACGGAGGTTCGCGGCGCCGGCAAGCAGAAAGGGTTCACCCAGCACTACCGGGGAGCCGAGTACACCGTGAACCTGATCCAGAAGATGAAGATCGAGGTAGTCGTGCCCGACGAGGACGGCCACACCGTTGCCGAGACGATCGCCCGGGCCGCCCGAACCGGCGAGATCGGCGACGGCAAGATCTTCCTGGTGCCCGTCGCAGAGGCGATCCGCATACGCACGGGCGAGGAGGGCGACATCGCCATCACGTAG